The proteins below are encoded in one region of Chrysemys picta bellii isolate R12L10 chromosome 4, ASM1138683v2, whole genome shotgun sequence:
- the LOC101945981 gene encoding receptor-type tyrosine-protein phosphatase V-like isoform X6: MSTAAGPYWAVGPNATAWTYPLSPVNLTLSITGEAGSLQARWTPPAGKRDYYLVTLHQGESRALARNVSVGGDSAHVSFHGLSPGNQYSLQVTAVAGPHRAPSPSAAAWTQPLAPPGVSLSSQGSTSTLHARWKEVAGAGYVVALYSVEPPALVKNSSEVGGVTNLTYEGLSPGTHYAFVISTVAGPYASPPLRVTNWTYPLPVEELSLSNQGQSTSLRASWKGAAAGSVNYSGVLLKARSQAWLRNVTVGESCTNVTFQGLSPGHQYTLEMAAMAGPYRSPVRTAMDWTYPLAPSGVTLTSKRHPLGLSAAWHSASGDRDRFLIHLYSKELLMQQNVSVGPDTQNFTFLGLLPGIQYSVEVTALAGPYRASAPSATAWTYPVSLANMSVTRGPSPRELHVGWMELGGAGDHWVQLYADESLSIIRNVSVRRGAAHVDFDGLVPGVRYRVEVVLQAGPHRTSSQTAIGYTAPLTPLSPAVTNGGSTSALAVRWEASAGQRDGYLVSVYEEGSLAAGRHVNAGKDSTNVSLAGLAPGSCYHIGISALAGPYSSDPQNVTGCTVPAAPANVSLTNSGSSSVLHAAWDEPPGSRDHYRVILYSLVPWGIETAQSLGPNAQNITWTRLAAGSRFTAQVTAVKGPYESSSVNVTQWTYPLAPANLTLASPSASALQVSWTGAEGGGEGYTVDLYDTSSGRHVGHALLPWGARNHTFQNLIPGTRYSVGVSTVAGPYHSSTPNLTHWTRPLAPLAVRVANQGHPDRLSASWGAAAGGRDGYVLTLYHAGSDAVAARAVAGEDAHNFTFAELAPGHRHSLEVVSIAGPYRAAAANVSDWTYPLAPLNMSLMNQGHPDRLTASWGAAAGGRDGYMLTLYHAGSGAMAARVSVGKDTHNFTFVNLAPGSQYLLELASTAGPYGMSAGNVSDWTYPLAPPNVYLTNQGRPDRLSASWGAAAGERDGYTLTLYHARVGTVAANASVGKDAHEFTFSGLAPGHKYLLEVASAAGPYRTFAGNISDWTTPDPVEDLQCHPDSKGFSLSWTFPAGDVEACELAAERLSGGPPQAEARVIAPRNKTSLWGLEPDSSYRISVSAVGRNGLRSRTVTLVCNTSAEVLPPPLRADVPQVEPGSRVLISPDTFSEENGRIEYYAVIVTSNESLSRPTQEIVSSTWYDHYYGEEDSYVAVLLPNPFHPDKRSTPQTWSVPVGTDECGQSREICNGKLKANAQYRFSIAAFTKYDLVDPSVSFTAFSAAGGGADPSPVTVPVVAGIVAGFLLTLAAIFGWVYWKRVRMKRTKKSNLSQEMATYSLRNVHRPIPIQSFKQYYEAKMANANHGFFQEFEELKEVGKEQPKVEAELPANVSKNRYPHVLPYDHSRVRLSLLREEPHSDYINANYVPGYTSPQEFIVTQGPLKKTIEDFWRLVWEQSVCNIIMLTVGMENGRVLCDHYWPSELSPVSYGHIRVDLLSHSSADEWTTRTFKLWHEDLQEERRVTHLHYTAWPDHGIPESTASLMAFLDLARGHMQTAKGSGPTLVHCSAGVGRSGTFIALDRLLQQLKQEKAVDVFNTIYTMRMSRYLMIQTLGQYVFLHSCILEKIMEELLLGQSGTEISCPIPLKSFLQHHAQKSAKSNAGFLREYEILLEVAKDKASSAAPSAGIQESRPGSSILPYDRSRVKFLPLEQGPFSDLKQTWLLPGCNSSRDYLAVQGPDKVTTEEFWRLVWDHGVHTIVTLLPCQEKGQVLSEACWPLEGSPLYTEMLTIQRGPEKHISGWRCIQLKLKHEKKVKERQVQRFLYPLWGCQQQPDVQPLVEFLTAVRRCMPHRKRAGPLLLHCSSGVGQMGMLIALDCLLHQMKAERSVDVYGVTLRLMRSCCLMTPTPDQYVFLYTCIRDILTQRQP; the protein is encoded by the exons ATGAGCACCGCTGCTGGGCCGTACTGGGCAGTGGGGCCCAATGCCACCGCCTGGACAT ACCCCCTGAGCCCAGTCAACCTGACCCTGAGCATCACTGGGGAGGCTGGCTCATTGCAGGCTCGCTGGACCCCACCCGCTGGAAAGAGGGACTATTATCTGGTGACCTTGCATCAGGGagagagcagagccctggctAGGAACGTGTCTGTGGGAGGAGACAGCGCTCACGTCAGCTTCCACGGGCTGAGCCCTGGGAACCAGTACTCACTGCAAGTGACAGCCGTGGCTGGGCCGCACAGGGCACCTTCTCCGAGTGCTGCCGCCTGGACAC AGCCACTAGCGCCACCTGGCGTGAGCCTCTCCAGCCAGGGGAGCACCTCCACCCTGCATGCCCGTTGGAAGGAGGTGGCTGGAGCTGGGTACGTGGTGGCGTTGTACTCCGTGGAGCCCCCTGCACTGGTGAAGAATAGCTCTGAGGTGGGAGGTGTAACCAACCTTACCTATGAAGGGCTGAGCCCAGGGACCCACtatgcctttgtgatcagcacgGTAGCTGGGCCTTACGCCTCCCCACCCCTGCGCGTCACCAACTGGACAT ATCCTTTGCCCGTGGAAGAGCTGAGCCTCAGCAACCAGGGCCAAAGCACCTCCTTGCGCGCCTCCTGGAAAGGAGCTGCTGCCGGCAGCGTGAATTACAGCGGTGTCCTCCTCAAAGCCAGGTCGCAGGCGTGGCTCAGGAACGTGACCGTGGGGGAGAGCTGCACCAACGTCACCTTCCAGGGGCTGAGCCCCGGGCATCAGTACACCCTGGAGATGGCTGCCATGGCTGGACCTTACAGATCGCCTGTGCGGACGGCCATGGACTGGACAT ACCCTTTGGCCCCATCTGGCGTGACACTGACCAGTAAAAGACACCCCCTGGGTCTCTCTGCTGCCTGGCACAGCGCTTCCGGGGACAGAGACCGGTTCCTCATCCACCTCTACAGCAAGGAGCTCTTGATGCAACAGAAcgtttcagtggggccagacacTCAGAACTTCACTTTCCTGGGGCTTCTCCCCGGGATCCAATACTCCGTGGAGGTGACGGCCCTGGCGGGACCCTACAGAGCCTCGGCGCCATCTGCCACGGCGTGGACGT ACCCTGTGTCGCTGGCCAACATGAGTGTGACACGCGGGCCAAGCCCCCGGGAGCTGCATGTGGGCTGGATGGAGTTGGGCGGGGCGGGAGATCATTGGGTGCAGCTCTACGCGGATGAGTCTCTGTCCATCATCAGGAACGTGTCTGTACGGCGCGGAGCTGCTCACGTCGACTTTGACGGCCTGGTGCCTGGGGTGCGGTACCGGGTGGAGGTCGTCTTACAGGCCGGACCCCACCGCACCTCCTCGCAGACAGCCATCGGCTACACAG CCCCTCTGACACCGCTGTCCCCAGCCGTGACCAACGGGGGCAGCACCTCCGCTCTGGCAGTGCGCTGGGAGGCCTCTGCAGGACAGAGAGATGGCTACCTGGTCAGCGTGTATGAAGagggctccctggcagctgggagaCACGTGAATGCGGGGAAGGACAGCACCAACGTCTCCCTGGCGGGGCTGGCACCAGGATCTTGTTACCACATTGGAATCTCCGCTCTCGCCGGACCCTACAGCTCCGACCCCCAGAATGTCACCGGCTGCACAG TTCCAGCTGCTCCTGCCAACGTGAGCCTCACCAACTCAGGCAGCTCCTCGGTGCTGCACGCTGCCTGGGACGaaccccctgggagcagggaccACTACCGGGTTATTCTGTACAGCCTGGTGCCCTGGGGCATAGAGACAGCTCAGTCCCTGGGACCCAACGCTCAGAACATCACCTGGACTCGCTTGGCAGCGGGCAGCAGATTCACTGCACAAGTCACTGCTGTGAAAGGTCCCTACGAATCCTCCTCTGTCAACGTCACCCAATGGACAT ACCCTCTGGCCCCTGCCAACCTCACCCTGGCCAGCCCCTCTGCCTCCGCCCTTCAGGTCTCCTGGACGGGGgcagaagggggaggagagggctacACCGTGGATCTGTACGACACCTCCTCTGGCAGGCACGTTGGCCACGCTTTGCTCCCCTGGGGCGCTAGGAACCACACCTTCCAGAACCTGATCCCGGGCACCCGCTACAGCGTGGGAGTGAGCACCGTGGCAGGGCCTTACCACTCCAGCACCCCGAACCTCACCCACTGGACAC gccctctggcccctctggctgtgcGTGTGGCAAACCAGGGGCACCCCGACAGGCTGAGCGCGTCCTGGGGAGCAGCCGCCGGGGGCCGCGATGGCTATGTACTGACCCTGTACCACGCGGGATCAGATGCGGTGGCAGCCAGGGCCGTCGCTGGGGAGGACGCCCACAATTTCACCTTCGCAGAGCTGGCCCCAGGACACAGGCACTCGCTGGAGGTGGTCTCCATCGCCGGGCCCTACAGGGCGGCCGCAGCCAATGTCAGCGACTGGACCT ATCCTCTGGCACCCCTTAACATGTCCCTGATGAATCAGGGGCACCCCGACAGGCTGACCGCATcctggggagctgcagcagggggcCGGGACGGCTACATGCTGACCCTGTACCACGCGGGATCGGGTGCCATGGCAGCGAGGGTCTCTGTTGGGAAGGACACCCACAATTTCACCTTTGTGAACCTGGCCCCAGGAAGCCAGTACCTGCTGGAGCTGGCTTCCACAGCTGGGCCCTACGGGATGTCTGCGGGGAACGTCAGCGACTGGACAT ACCCTTTGGCACCCCCTAATGTGTACCTGACAAACCAGGGGCGCCCCGACAGGCTGAGTGCGTCCTGGGGAGCAGCTGCCGGGGAGCGAGATGGCTACACGCTGACCCTGTACCACGCTCGAGTGGGCACAGTGGCAGCTAATGCATCTGTGGGGAAGGATGCCCACGAGTTCACCTTCTCAGGCCTGGCTCCAGGACACAAGTATTTGCTGGAGGTGGCCTCCGCGGCTGGGCCCTACCGGACGTTCGCAGGGAACATCAGCGACTGGACGA CGCCTGACCCAGTGGAAGATCTGCAGTGCCACCCTGACTCCAAGGGCTTTTCCCTGAGCTGGACCTTCCCTGCTGGAGACGTGGAGGCCTGCGAGCTGGCGGCAGAGAGGCTGTCCGGGGGCCCCCCCCAGGCTGAGGCTCGGGTGATCGCTCCCAGGAACAAGACCAGCCTGTGGGGTTTGGAGCCAGACTCTTCGTACCGAATCAGCGTGAGCGCAGTGGGCAGGAACGGGCTGAGGAGCCGGACTGTGACTCTGGTCTGCAACACGTCAGCAGAGG TTCTGCCTCCGCCGCTACGAGCAGACGTTCCGCAGGTCGAGCCTGGCTCCAGAGTTCTCATCTCCCCTGATACATTCAGTGAGGAGAATGGCCGGATCGAGTACTACGCCGTCATCGTCACCAGCAACGAGTCGT TGTCGAGGCCCACCCAGGAAATCGTGTCCAGCACCTGGTACGATCACTATTACGGAGAGGAGGACTCCTACGTGGCTGTGCTGCTCCCCAATCCTTTCCATCCAGACAAGAGGAGCACTCCCCAAACCTGGTCCGTGCCGGTGGGAACGGACGAGTGTGGTCAGTCCCGGGAGATCTGCAATGGGAAGCTGAAGGCAAATGCTCAATATAG GTTCAGCATTGCTGCTTTCACCAAATACGACCTGGTGGATCCTTCTGTGTCCTTCACGGCGTTTTCAG CGGCTGGAGGTGGCGCAGACCCCAGTCCTGTTACCGTGCCAGTCGTGGCTGGGATTGTTGCGGGCTTTCTCCTGACACTTGCGGCGATTTTCGGATGGGTCTACTGGAAGCGGGTCCGAATGAAAAG AACCAAGAAGAGTAATTTATCACAAGAAATGGCCACGTACAGCTTGAG AAATGTCCACCGGCCGATCCCCATCCAGAGCTTCAAGCAGTATTACGAGGCGAAGATGGCAAACGCCAACCACGGCTTCTTCCAGGAGTTTGAG GAGCTGAAGGAAGTGGGAAAGGAGCAGCCTAAGGTGGAAGCAGAACTTCCAGCCAACGTGTCCAAGAACAGATACCCCCACGTGCTGCCCT ACGACCACTCAAGAGTCAGGCTGAGCCTGCTGCGGGAGGAGCCCCACTCCGACTACATCAACGCCAACTACGTCCCC GGCTACACCTCCCCACAGGAGTTCATCGTCACCCAGGGGCCACTGAAGAAAACCATTGAGGATTTCTGGAGGCTGGTGTGGGAGCAGAGCGTCTGCAACATCATCATGCTGACAGTGGGCATGGAGAACGGACGG GTGCTGTGTGATCACTACTGGCCCTCAGAGTTGTCTCCGGTCTCCTACGGACACATCCGCGTTGACCTGCTCTCCCACAGCAGCGCTGACGAGTGGACCACACGCACGTTCAAGCTCTGGCAC GAGGACCTACAGGAGGAGAGACGTGTGACCCACCTGCACTACACGGCATGGCCTGACCACGGCATTCCCGAGTCCACGGCTTCCCTGATGGCCTTCCTGGACCTGGCCCGAGGCCACATGCAGACGGCCAAGGGTTCTGGGCCAACGCTGGTGCACTGCAG tgcaggggtgggccGCAGCGGCACCTTCATCGCCTTGGAccggctgctgcagcagctgaagCAGGAGAAGGCAGTGGACGTGTTCAATACCATTTACACCATGCGGATGAGCCGCTACCTGATGATTCAGACGCTG GGCCAGTATGTTTTCCTGCACAGCTGCATCCTGGAGAAGATCATGGAGGAGCTGCTCTTGGGCCAGTCTGGGACGGAGAT CTCCTGCCCGATCCCTCTCAAAAGCTTCCTGCAGCACCATGCCCAGAAATCAGCCAAGTCCAATGCGGGCTTCCTGCGGGAGTATGAG ATCCTCCTAGAGGTTGCGAAGGACAAAGCCAGCTCTGCAGCACCATCTGCAGGCATCCAGGAGAGCCGCCCTGGCTCCAGCATCCTCCCAT ATGATCGCTCCAGAGTGAAATTTTTGCCGCTGGAACAAGGCCCCTTCTCGGATCTCAAACAGACCTGGCTCCTCCCG GGCTGCAATTCATCCAGGGATTATCTGGCTGTGCAAGGACCCGACAAGGTGACCACTGAGGAATTCTGGCGCTTGGTGTGGGACCATGGTGTCCACACCATAGTCACCCTGCTTCCATGCCAGGAGAAGGGCCAG GTCCTGAGCGAGGCATGCTGGCCCCTGGAGGGCAGTCCACTCTACACAGAGATGTTGACCATCCAGCGGGGCCCGGAGAAGCACATCTCGGGATGGAGGTGCATTCAGCTCAAACTGAAACAC GAGAAGAAAGTGAAGGAGAGGCAGGTGCAGCGATTCCTGTACCCTCTGTGGgggtgccagcagcagccagatgTCCAACCCCTGGTGGAGTTCCTCACCGCAGTTAGACGGTGCATGCCACACAGGAAGCGAGCCGGCCCGCTGCTCCTGCACTGCAG CAGTGGCGTTGGCCAGATGGGGATGCTGATCGCACTGGATTGCctgctgcaccagatgaaagcgGAGCGGAGTGTGGATGTCTACGGAGTCACCCTCAGGCTGATGAGAAGCTGCTGCCTCATGACCCCGACGCCG GATCAGTACGTGTTCTTGTACACGTGCATCCGGGACATCCTCACCCAGAGACAGCCCTAG